One Apteryx mantelli isolate bAptMan1 chromosome 22, bAptMan1.hap1, whole genome shotgun sequence genomic region harbors:
- the TRPV1 gene encoding transient receptor potential cation channel subfamily V member 1 — translation MSPALQMVKELIIVLNQMLCSAKFQEHQPRIWHADCLFVMSSILGKMKKLGSSDMEESEVADEHTDGEDSLLEMPDSLQGTLNSKVQPPKSNIFARRGRFVMGDSDKGMAPMDSFYQMDHLMAPSVIKFHANLERGKLHKLLSTDSITGCSEKAFKFYDRRRIFDAVAQGNTSDLDNLLIYLNRTLKHLTDDEFKEPETGKTCLLKAMLNLHDGKNDTIPLLLDIAKKTGTLKEFVNAEYTDNYYKGQTALHIAIERRNMYLVKLLVQNGANVHARACGEFFRKIKGKPGFYFGELPLSLAACTNQLCIVKFLLENPYQAASITAEDSMGNTVLHTLVEIADNTKDNTKFVTKMYNNILILGAKINPILKLEELTNKKGLTPLTLAAKTGKIGIFAYILRREIKDPECGHLSRKFTEWVYGPVHSSLYDLSCIDTCEKNSVLEIIAYSSETPNRHEMLLVEPLNRLLQDKWDRFVKHLFYFNFFVYAMHIITLTTAAYYRPVEKGEKIQYFVQRRPSFKTLIVDSYSEVLFFVHSLLLLSSVVLYFCGQELYVASMVFSLALGWANMLYYTRGFQQMGIYSVMIAKMILRDLCRFMFVYLVFLLGFSTAVVTLIEDDNEGQDTNSSDYTRCYHPKRGRTSYNSLYYTCLELFKFTIGMGDLEFTENYRFKSVFVILLVLYVILTYILLLNMLIALMGETVSKIAQESKSIWKLQRAITILDIENSYLNCLRRSFRSGKRVLVGITPDGQDDYRWCFRVEEVNWSMWNTNLGIINEDPGYSGDLKRNPSYSIKAGRVSGKNWKTLVPLLRDGSRREETQKLPEEVKLKPILEPYYEPEDSEALKESLPKSV, via the exons TCCCTGCTGGAAATGCCTGACAGCCTCCAGGGTACCCTCAACAGCAAGGTGCAGCCACCCAAAAGCAACATCTTTGCAAGACGTGGGCGGTTTGTGATGGGGGATAGTGACAAGGGTATGGCGCCCATGGACTCCTTTTACCAGATGGATCACCTGATGGCACCTTCTGTCATCAAATTCCACGCCAATCTGGAGAGGGGGAAACTTCACAA GCTCCTATCTACTGATTCCATCACAGGCTGctcagaaaaagctttcaaattcTATGACCGCAGAAGGATCTTTGATGCTGTAGCCCAAGGCAACACAAGTGACCTGGACAATCTGCTAATCTATCTTAATAGAACCTTGAAGCATCTCACAGATGATGAATTCAAAG AACCAGAAACTGGGAAAACATGCTTATTGAAAGCCATGCTGAATCTGCATGATGGGAAAAACGACACCATTCCACTGCTCCTGGATATTGCAAAGAAAACTGGAACTCTGAAAGAGTTTGTTAACGCAGAGTATACTGACAACTACTACAAGG GCCAGACTGCACTTCACATCGCTATCGAACGAAGGAACATGTACCTGGTGAAGCTCTTGGTCCAGAACGGAGCAAATGTTCATGCAAGAGCTTGTGGGGagtttttcaggaaaatcaaAGGGAAACCTGGCTTTTATTTCG GGGAGCTGCCTctgtccctggctgcctgcaCCAACCAGCTCTGCATTGTGAAATTCCTCCTTGAGAACCCCTACCAGGCAGCCAGCATCACTGCTGAGGACTCCATGGGCAATACAGTCCTGCACACACTGGTGGAGATTGCGGATAACACTAAGGATAACACCAAGTTTGTTACCAAGATGTACAATAACATATTGATCCTTGGTGCCAAAATTAACCCGATCTTGAAGCTGGAAGAACTCACCAACAAGAAAGGGCTGACACCATTAACTCTGGCAGCCAAAACAGGAAAGATAGGG ATTTTCGCTTACATCCTCAGACGAGAGATCAAAGATCCTGAGTGCGGACACTTGTCTAGGAAGTTCACTGAATGGGTCTATGGACCTGTCCACTCATCTCTTTATGACTTGTCTTGTATAGACACATGCGAGAAAAATTCAGTGCTTGAGATCATTGCCTACAGCAGTGAAACACCA AACCGGCATGAGATGCTGCTGGTGGAACCCCTCAACAGGCTGCTGCAAGACAAGTGGGACCGGTTTGTCAAACATTTATTTTACTTCAACTTCTTTGTCTATGCCATGCACATCATCACCCTCACCACAGCTGCCTACTACAGACCTgtggagaagggagaaaag ATACAGTATTTCGTGCAGAGGCGCCCATCATTCAAGACGCTGATAGTTGACAGCTACAGTGAGGTTCTTTT CTTTGTTCACTCCCTGCTCCTCCTGAGCTCTGTGGTGCTGTACTTCTGTGGTCAGGAACTCTACGTGGCCTCCATGGTCTTCTCCTTGGCTCTGGGCTGGGCTAACATGCTGTACTACACCCGTGGCTTCCAGCAGATGGGCATTTACTCTGTCATGATTGCAAAG ATGATCCTTAGAGATTTATGTCGCTTCATGTTTGTCTACCTAGTCTTTCTCTTGGGATTTTCCACAG CTGTAGTGACTTTAATTGAAGATGACAATGAGGGGCAGGATACCAATAGCTCTGACTATACCCGATGTTACCATCCGAAACGAGGCCGCACATCCTATAATAGTCTGTATTATACCTGCTTGGAGCTTTTCAAGTTCACTATTGGGATGGGGGACCTGGAGTTCACTGAGAACTACAGGTTCAAGTCTGTGTTTGTCATCCTTTTGGTTCTCTACGTCATCCTTACATACATCCTCCTGCTCAACATGCTCATTGCACTGATGGGGGAAACTGTGAGCAAAATTGCACAGGAGAGCAAGAGCATCTGGAAACTCCAG AGAGCCATCACAATCTTGGATATTGAAAACAGCTACTTGAACTGTTTGAGGCGCTCATTCCGATCTGGGAAGCGAGTCTTGGTGGGGATCACACCTGATGGCCAAGATGATTACAGATGGTGCTTTAG AGTTGAAGAAGTGAACTGGTCCATGTGGAATACTAATCTGGGCATAATCAACGAAGACCCTGGGTACTCTGGGGACCTCAAACGAAATCCCAGCTACTCTATTAAGGCTGGTCGAG TTTCAGGGAAAAACTGGAAAACACTGGTTCCACTTTTAAGGGATGGaagcaggagagaagagacaCAAAAACTACCAGAAGAAGTCAAATTAAAACCCATTTTGGAACCTTATTATGAGCCAGAAGACTCCGAGGCATTGAAGGAGTCACTTCCAAAGTCAGTGTAA